The genomic stretch gccaaagaagaaagaaacctCAACTCCTAACGTTGCTTCAGTCATGGTGATAAGTGGCGATACTCTTGAGGACCGAATGCAGAAAATGAATGATCTCCTTGAAAAGATTATGaaggagaatgaagaaaagaacaagaaAATTGATGAGCTCCAAAAATAGGTGGTGGCACTCCGTGACAGGAATGCCGAGAGCGAGCATGGTGACATCGATAGGGATGTTCATAGCGATAAAGAAGTTGGCGAGGATAGGGAAAAGCCAAAGAATGAGATCAGCAACTTCACTGAAGAGAAGCTGCAAGAGTTAATAGCCAAGACGATCAAGTGTCAGTTGGATGATAGCTCGATAAGTAGTGGACGCTATatcaagccttacactaagaggattgaCAGTCTGCGCATGCCATCTGGCTATCAGCCTCCAAAATTTCAACAGTTCGACGGGAAGGGGAACCCAAAGCAACACATTGCCCACTTCGTCGAGACATGCAATAATGCTGTAACATAAGGTGATCGTTTGGTGAAATAGTTCGTTCGTTCGCTCAAAGGGATCGCGTTCGACTGGTACACAGATCTGGACTCTGAGTCAATTAAGAGCTGGGGTCGcatggaagatgaattcctcaacaGATTCTACAGCACCAAATGTGTCGTCAGCATGAGCGAATTGACAAAGACAACTCAATGGCAAGATGAGCATGTCGTCGATTACATCAACAGGTGGCGTGCGCTGAGTCTGGAATGCAAGGATCGCTTAAGTGAAGCGTCAGCAGTTGAAATGTGCGTCAACGGGATGAAATGGGACATTCTTTACATCCTGAAAGGGATCATGCCATAGAGCTTCCAAGACCTGGCTACCCGCgcccatgacatggagatcacaatcaaagaacatggtagtgctcgaccaagttcttctaaggtgccaagtgaaaagaaggagttcaagaaaACTGATAAGAACTCCAAATCGTCGACAAAGGAAATAATGGTCGTCGAAACCAGCAGTGCACCTGTGAAAATATCGTCAAAGCctaagtatgaaaagaagaaagagtcattCTCTTACAACTACCAACGAGACAAGCCTATATTGAAAGAGTTGCAGGCTAAGAAATACCCATTCCCAGATTCTGACTTGTCTGGAATGCTCGATGACCTCTTAGAAAAAAAGATTATACAATTGCCAGAGTCTAAGCGCCCTGAGCAAGCAAACAAGACAAACGATCCCAACTACTATCGTTATCACAGGCTGGTGAGTCACCCTATTGAAAAGTGTATAACACTCAAGGAGAAGATCATGCAGCTCCCAATGAAGGgaagatcattcttgacttggatgACACAGTAACCACAAATCAAACTACTGTAGTCTTGGAGCAACCTGACGAGCCAATTATACGACAAGGACAGTGTGTGTATATGTTGCAGTTCGGGAGTTTTGAGCCTGTGGCATTACGGATCCAAAGGTTATTGTCGTCACCAGCTCCAACGTCATTAGAAGAAAGACTACCTCCTCAGGataagaatgaggaaaagaagcatgaagatgacgatgaaggttGGACTTTGGTTACGCGCAAGAAGTCAAAGAAACAAACAAGGCAGACAACGCAACCTGTTCATCGTCGAAGAAAACAATAAAAAAGGACGAAATCTCGTAAGACGAAGGGAAAGAGAAAGTCCAAAACAGTGGTCAAACCACATGTCTTGCCTATCGATATACTTGAGCAAGAACCACCGAGTCCCGTCACCTTAAAAGAATTTTTCCCATAAGACTTCTTAAACAAGGTTACCGTGTGCACCGTCTCAGCTACGGAAGGTGGTGATGATAAAAAGAAGATAGAGGAAGGAGGCCCAGATGATGCGGTATTGCCTCAACAGTTGCGTTCTGAAAAGGAGAACGAAATAGTGGCTACTCTTCACACCCTTCCTACAAACATGGGATGGGAGCAAATATTTCATCTACCTAAACAGAAGCATCAGCTGATAATTCAAGGACTTGAGAAGCCTGAGTTGTATGCGggcaagatgaaagaaaaaattgAGCCTCTTGAGCAATCAACTGGATGTGTCTCGCAACGTGACCTTGAGTTTTTCAGGATGAGGATTTACTTCTTGGATCCAAACCTCACAACAGGCCACTTTATGTGTCCGGGTACATCCGGGGGCAAAAGGTCAAGCGCATCTTAATAGATGGAGGATCAGGAGTCAATCTCATGCCAAAAGCAACCATGAACGAATTAGGGATCACGATGGACGAACTCTCCAGTAGTCGAACAatgattcatggtttcaacttgaatgggGAGCGCGCAGTTGGCATGATCCGCGTGAACCTTACCATGGGTGATCTTTCTTCCGACACATTGTTCCATGTCATGGATGGCAAGACATCGTTCAAACTATTGCTGGGACGACCTTGGAAGCACGAAAACGGAGTTGTCgcctcaaccctccatcaatgcTTGAAATATTATCGTAGTGGTGAAAGGAAGATAGACGGAGACGCCAAACCCTTCTCTAAGGTCGACTCTTTCTTCGCTGATGCAAAATTCTTTGAAGAGAATGGTACTTCCAGTGAGttcatgccaaccaccatctcttcaataagaaaAGGGGGTAAGCGGGAAAAGAACATTATCAAAGAAGATAGTGCTGCAAGTCCTGCTAAAGAAAATGATGTTAAGAAAGATGTAGACAAGGCCAGCAAAACAGCTACTCCTGTTGCGTCACCCAAGAAGCAAGAGACGCCGCAGAAAACTACACCACCAGTACTACGCTACATCCCAAAGTCTCGCCGCAAAGATGGGGAGAGTCCTTTTGCAGAGTGTCTAACACCAAAGATAGAGCCTAAGGATAAAAAGTCAAGTCCGGTGTTCAGCGGGAATGGGTGGCCAAAGTCGTTACACCTctaccaagttcatctcaaaCGAAGATTGTGAGACCTCCTCCGAATGGTTTCGTCTGTTCATCCAGTCAATCATCAAGTGAGGAAAACAAGTGGATAtttgattccaatgcttacaagctacttgcgaaggctggatatgactttacaaatccgactcctctcggcaaagttatagaagttgagccgtacggtcttaacaaagcgcaacatgaagtgttcaagcaagatgggagcttcatggtgaccagggccgggctcggatatgagtCTCCTGCGCCTGTGAAGATTGGTGCTCGTAGAAAAGGGGCTACTGCGTCTTCTCAGCACATCACAGTAGAAGAGGTCGAAGAAAATGAAGGAGAGGAAAAGATGCATCCATCTTCAGTCTTCGATCGAATAAGTCCATCTGCAGAGAAGTGTCGTCCTTCTATATTTACAAGGCTAGGGAGACCAAGTGCTTCAACCAAACACATTTCTGTCTTTACCAGGCTTGGCAATCAAGGAGAAAGTAAAGTCAAAGTATCAACACTTTCGTTGCGCACAAACAAGAAGGGTGCAATACATGAACGCTTGGGCGGTCCATCAAAGACAGTCTTCAGTCGACTTGGGGCTCCCAAGAAGAATTGCGGTgagggtcgtcctctctcaacTTCTACAACACCAAATGAAGAAGTAAGAGTAAGCGATGACTTGAGAAGCGCAATACCATCTCGCATGAAGCGTATGCAAGTAGTGGATATCATCCAGCATGAGCCACTCAAAGCAAGGAGGTGCGTACTAGTTCTCACAGGCCAGTCAAAAAATGTTGAGCCTATTCCTTCATCTTCACGTCCTTCTGGTGTAAAGAAGCCAGGAGATTTAGAAGTTACAACGTCGTCATATCACATCACAGTAGAAGAGATACCTGGCGAGAATGAAGAAGTTGAGGCCGATGAGGCCCCTGAAACACTTGAAGACGGGGGGCAATCGACTGTGGATGAACTCAAGGAACTCAATTTGGGAACTACTGAAGATCCTCGCCCCATTTATGTCGGTGCTCACGACTAAGGAAGAATAAGAGGAGTACTACAAGTTGTTGGTCGAATACAAGGATGTCTTCGCTTGGAGCTATAAGGAGATGCCTGGACTCAGCCCAAAAATTGCAGTTCATCGTCTAGCAATCAAGAAAGGCACCAATCCCAAAAAGCAACCTCAACGTCGTTTGTAGGAGCTTGTACCGAAATTGAAAAGGAAGTCAATAAACTCATTGAAGCAGGTTTCATTCGAGAAGTCAAATATTCTACCTGGATAGAAAACATTGTCCCGATCGAGAAAGAAGAATGGACAATCTGCGCATATGTGTCGACTTGAGAGACCTTAATGATGCATGCacgaaggatgacttccctttgcgATTCTGAGTTGGATGATTGACGCAACCACCTGGTCATGAAGCCCTATCATTCATGGATTGTActggttacaatcaaatacatATGGCACTGAAGATCAATAAGCAACAGGTTTCGAAccccaaaagggatctttcatttacgtcatgccgtttggattgaagaatgttggcgctacgtaccaacgcgtaatgcaaaagatctttgatgacatgctgcataaaacaatagagtgttatgttgatgacgtggttgtcaaatcaaagaaaagagaagaccatatcaaagaccttcgaaccgtctttgaaagacttagaaaatgtcaactcaagatgaatccactCAAGTGCGCATTTGGAGTCACATCTGGGAAGTTCTTAGGTTTTGTGGTCAGGCatagaggcattgaaattgaccaaacaaaaatcaaagctatCAACGAAATGCCGGAACCAAAGACATTGAAAGAGTTGCGCGGATTGCAAGGACGTTTGGCATACATCCGAAGGTTCATCTCTAACTTTGCCGGGCGTTACCAGCCGTTTAGccatctcatgaaaaaggatgctccatttcaatgggatgaaaaatgcaaaaatgcttttGATAGCATCAAGAAGTACTTGGCCAGTGCGCCAGTGCTGGGGGCACCAATTCCAGGAAGACCACTTGTCCTCTACATTGCAGCACAAGAACGCTCATTGGGGGCAATATAtgctcaagaaattgaagaccgcAAGGAGAGAGCATTCTACTACCTGAGTCGTACCTTGGTTGGAGCTGAGTTGAATTACGCGCCTATAGAGAAGATATGTCTTGCTTTGGTGTTTGCCATCCAGAAGTTAAGGCACTACATGCAGGCGCATACCATACATGTGGTATCAAAAGCTgatccaatcaagtacatactctcaagACCAGTCTTGTCTGGAAGACTTGCGAAATGGGCAATGTTGCTTAAGCAGTATGACTTGGTGTTCGTGCCTCAAAAGGCTGTGAAAGGTCAAGCTATCGCCGACTTCTTTGCTGATCATCCAGTGCCAGCAGAGTGGGAAATTTCAGATGACCTCCCAGGAGAAAAAATTTTCTACGTGGACGTTCTACCTCCATGGCAGATGTACTTTGATGGTGCTGCAAGGCAAGATGGAGCTGGAGCTGGAGTTGTGTttgtaactccacaaaatcatatCATGCCATATGCATTTACACTTACTCAGTTGTGCACGAATAATATGGCAGAATACCAAGCTCTTATACTCGGCCTTCAAATGGCGATTGAAATAGGCGTCACGGATATGGACATCTACGGAGGCTCAAAGTTAGTGGTCAACCAAGTCCTTGGTGAATATGAAGTGaaaaaggaagacttgattccCTACCATCAACGGGCATTACAACTGCTGAATCAACTTGACGACATCCATGTTGGTCATGTACcaaggagtgccaataagttggctGACGCGCTTGCTAATCTTGCAGCCACTTTGGCACTGGGGGCAGAAGAGTCTATGCAAGTCCCAGTCTGCAACCGCTGGGCAGTATCTTTGCTTGAAGGAGAAGAAAATGTAGACACAACCAACATGATATGCGTCTACACAGCTGAGGAAGATGATTGGCGTCAACCTATCATTGATTTCTTGGGCCACCAAAAATTACCTGATGATCCCAGACACAAGGTTAAGATACGTCGACGTGCTCCAAAGTTTATTCACTGTAAAGGGACACTCTACAGACGTTCTTTCTCGGCCCAATGGTTGAGGTGTCTAAGCAATAAGGACGAAGCTGTTGAAGCAATGCATAAAGCTCACTCTGGAATTTGTGGCGCTCATCAATCTGGGCCTAAACTTCATGATCGCGTAAAGAGAATGGGGTATTACTGGCCAACCATGGTACAAGATTGTATGGACTTTGCGAAAAAATGTGAACCCTGTCAGTTCTACGCAAACTTCATACACCAACCGCCGGAGCCGTTGCATCCTACTGTTtcttcatggccctttgaagcttggggacttgaTGTTGTGGGACCCCTTACTCCAAAGGCCTCAAATGGATACGAGTATATCCTCGCCGCCACtgactacttctcaaaatgggcagaagccatcacaatacgggaagtgaagaaagaaaatgttgtggacTTCATTCGAACCCAGATCATTTACAGATATGGTGTACCTCAGCGTATCACAACTGACAATGGGAAACAATTTTTCAACCATCTGAAGACAAGTCTGggagaaaaattcaagttcaaacaatacaagtcatCCATTTACAATGCTTGTGCAAATGATTTGGCTGAAGCCTTCAACAAAATCCTTTGCAACTTGTTGAGAAAAGTAGTAGCAAAGTCAAAACGAGATTGGGGAGGCATTGTGGGCGTATCGTACCacatacaaaacacctactcaGGCAACCCCGTATGCATTGGTGTATGGAGTAGAGGCCGTGTTGCCATTAGAATTGCAGATCCCTTCCTTGCGCATTGCCATTCAGGAAGGGCTCACAGAAGATGAAAATGACAAATTGCGTTTAGCAGAATTAGAGGCTCTCGATGAAAAAAGATTAGAAGCTCAACAAAAACTCCAGTGCTATCAAGCAAGGTTGTCACgtgcattcaacaaaaaggtgcgccctcgttctttccaggtaggagaccttgtccttgCGGTATGAAGACCAATCATCACCTCTCACAAGCCAGTTGGTAAATTCACCTCTAAGTAGGATGGTCCATACGTAGTACAGGAGGTCTACACGAATGGTGCTTACAAAATTGTGGATGAAGATGGCGTTCGTGTAGGCCCAATTAATGGGAAATTTCTGAAACATTACTATTCTTAAGCCTCAACAGTgaaggctcctaagcaagagtTTAAACTGCGCACCaaggctcctaagcaagagtttaaactccacaccaAATCTCCTAAGTAAGAGGTTAAACTgcatacccaaaaaaaaaatgtcCTTCCCTTttatgaactacgtcggcttgatcttgtAAAGTGCTTCGTGCTTTACACGTA from Silene latifolia isolate original U9 population chromosome 2, ASM4854445v1, whole genome shotgun sequence encodes the following:
- the LOC141640448 gene encoding uncharacterized protein LOC141640448 — translated: MPEPKTLKELRGLQGRLAYIRSIKKYLASAPVLGAPIPGRPLVLYIAAQERSLGAIYAQEIEDRKERAFYYLSRTLVGAELNYAPIEKICLALVFAIQKLRHYMQAHTIHVVSKADPIKYILSRPVLSGRLAKWAMLLKQYDLVFVPQKAVKGQAIADFFADHPVPAEWEISDDLPGEKIFYVDVLPPWQMYFDGAARQDGAGAGVVFVTPQNHIMPYAFTLTQLCTNNMAEYQALILGLQMAIEIGVTDMDIYGGSKLVVNQVLGEYEVKKEDLIPYHQRALQLLNQLDDIHVGHVPRSANKLADALANLAATLALGAEESMQVPVCNRWAVSLLEGEENVDTTNMICVYTAEEDDWRQPIIDFLGHQKLPDDPRHKVKIRRRAPKFIHCKGTLYRRSFSAQWLRCLSNKDEAVEAMHKAHSGICGAHQSGPKLHDRVKRMGYYWPTMVQDCMDFAKKCEPCQFYANFIHQPPEPLHPTVSSWPFEAWGLDVVGPLTPKASNGYEYGVPQRITTDNGKQFFNHLKTSLGEKFKFKQYKSSIYNACANDLAEAFNKILCNLLRKVVAKSKRDWGGIVGEGLTEDENDKLRLAELEALDEKRLEAQQKLQCYQARLSRAFNKKEVYTNGAYKIVDEDGVRVGPINGKFLKHYYS